In Paenibacillus protaetiae, the genomic stretch AAGAAGGAACGATCGAAGTGCAGGGAGAAGGGTTAATGAACTTGTCCGTGCTGGAGCGCTATAACGCAACGGCCGCCGAACAGCTCAAAAACGCCCGGAACGCCGCCGCCGGCGCTTTGCGCAACCTGAACCCGAAAGTAACGGCCGAACGCAAGCTGAGCGCTTTTTTCTATAATGTAGGATATGCCGAAGGCGTTTCTTTTCAGGACCATAAACAAATGCAGCAGTTTTTGCGCGATAACAAGTTTAAGGTCAATCCCTACATCGTATATTGCGATACGATTGAAGAGGTGCAGAAGGAGCTTAAGGCCATTGAAGAACGGCGCCATACGCTGGATTATTTGATCGACGGAGCGGTTGTGAAGCTGACGGACATGCGTACGCGCGAAGCGCTTGGTTATACCGACAAGTTCCCGCGTTGGGCGGTTGCCTATAAATTCGAAGCGGAAGAAACAACAACCGTGCTGGAGTCTGTTTCCTGGGAAGTGGGGCGTACCGGCAAAATAACGCCGGTAGCGCGCGTAGAAGCGGTTGAACTTGCCGGCGTTACGGTACAGAACTGCACACTGAACAATATCGGCGACATTGAGCGGAAAAACTTGAAGTTTGCCCTCGGCACACTGGTTTCGATTCGCCGCTCCAACGATGTCATTCCGGAAATATTGGGCAAAGCGGACGACGAGCCGGGTCAGGAGATCGAATTCCCGACGGTTTGTCCGTCCTGCGGCACCGAGCTCGAGCTTCGCGGCGCGCATTTGTTCTGCAACAATAAACTGGGCTGCCGGCCTCAGCTCATTGGCCGTATTACCCATTTTGCTTCGCGTGACGCGATGGATATCGAGACCTTCAGCATTATGACGGCGGAACAGCTGTATGAAGAATGCGGCGTCCGCGATCCGGCGGATCTCTATGAACTTACCTATGAAGATTTGATCAAGCTGGACCGTTTCGGCGACAAAAAAGCACGCAAGCTGATAGACGCTTTCGAAGCTTCCAAGACTCGCGATCTGGCTGCCTTTTTATTTGCGCTGGGCATACCGAACACTGGCAAAGCGACAACCAAAACGCTGGCCGACCATTTCGGCAGCCTTGAAGCGATCATGAACGCCCAGCCTGATGAGCTGACTGCGCTGCAGGATATCGGCGGCATCGTAGCGGACAGCATCGTGAACTTCTTTAACGACCCTAATATGAAGGAAAGCATCCGCCGCATGCTTGCGAGCGGGGTGAAAGCCGAAGCGGATCGAGAGACGGAAATTCGCACAGACAGTGTATTTACCGGCAAGACGGTTGTGCTGACCGGCACGCTTTCGCTGATGACAAGGGACGAAGCCGCGAAGAAGCTGGAGGCTTGCGGAGCTAAAGTTACAGGCAGCGTCTCGAAAAAGACAGACTACGTGATTGCCGGGGACAACGCTGGCAGCAAGCTGGCGAAAGCCAAGGAGCTTGGCATCGCCGTTATTGAAGATGAGAATGAGCTGCTTCGCCTGCTGGGGGAAGCTTAAAAGCATGTTTGCACCTACAGCCCGAAAGCAGGCGGATGCCATGCTTTTGGGCTGTCTTTATTAGATAAGACCTACACGAATATCACCACGCGAACCGCAAAGCAACCATCAAAAACTAACTGGCATATATTACAAGTTGTAATATGCTTGCGGCCGTGATATATTATTTCTTGTCGCTTCGGACGGCAGCCAATAACGGAAACATTCACAAATGAATGAGAAAAAAAGTTGTTGACAAGCTTTTGATAAGCTGATAACATATACGAATGTCGCGGTAAAACGTGACAGACAAGTTCCTTGAAAACTGAACAAATGGATCACGTCAAAATCCAAACAATGCTTTAAATAAGCTAGCAACAAAATGAGCAAGTCAAACACTTTTTGCCGAGCTTTTCATGAATCGGATTCGATCCGATTCGCTGGAAAACTCTTTTATGGAGAGTTTGATCCTGGCTCAGGACGAACGCTGGCGGCGTGCCTAATACATGCAAGTCGAGCGGAGTGGAAGAGGTGCTTGCACCTCTGAAGCTTAGCGGCGGACGGGTGAGTAACACGTAGGTAACCTGCCTGTAAGACCGGGATAACATTCGGAAACGGATGCTAATACCGGATACGCAATTCTCTCGCATGAGGGAATTGGGAAAGACGGAGCAATCTGTCACTTACAGATGGACCTGCGGCGCATTAGCTAGTTGGTGAGGTAACGGCTCACCAAGGCGACGATGCGTAGCCGACCTGAGAGGGTGATCGGCCACACTGGGACTGAGACACGGCCCAGACTCCTACGGGAGGCAGCAGTAGGGAATCTTCCGCAATGGGCGAAAGCCTGACGGAGCAACGCCGCGTGAGTGATGAAGGTTTTCGGATCGTAAAGCTCTGTTGCCAGGGAAGAACGCTTGGGAGAGTAACTGCTCCTGAGGTGACGGTACCTGAGAAGAAAGCCCCGGCTAACTACGTGCCAGCAGCCGCGGTAATACGTAGGGGGCAAGCGTTGTCCGGAATTATTGGGCGTAAAGCGCGCGCAGGCGGTTTATTAAGTCTGGTGTTTAAGGCTGGGGCTCAACCCTGGTTCGCACTGGAAACTGGTAGACTTGAGTGCAGAAGAGGAAAGTGGAATTCCACGTGTAGCGGTGAAATGCGTAGAGATGTGGAGGAACACCAGTGGCGAAGGCGACTTTCTGGGCTGTAACTGACGCTGAGGCGCGAAAGCGTGGGGAGCAAACAGGATTAGATACCCTGGTAGTCCACGCCGTAAACGATGAATGCTAGGTGTTAGGGGTTTCGATACCCTTGGTGCCGAAGTTAACACATTAAGCATTCCGCCTGGGGAGTACGGTCGCAAGACTGAAACTCAAAGGAATTGACGGGGACCCGCACAAGCAGTGGAGTATGTGGTTTAATTCGAAGCAACGCGAAGAACCTTACCAGGTCTTGACATCCCGATGAAAGCACTAGAGATAGTGTCCCTCTTCGGAGCATTGGAGACAGGTGGTGCATGGTTGTCGTCAGCTCGTGTCGTGAGATGTTGGGTTAAGTCCCGCAACGAGCGCAACCCTTGATCTTAGTTGCCAGCACTTCGGGTGGGCACTCTAGGATGACTGCCGGTGACAAACCGGAGGAAGGTGGGGATGACGTCAAATCATCATGCCCCTTATGACCTGGGCTACACACGTACTACAATGGCCAGTACAACGGGAAGCGAAGGAGCAATCTGGAGCCAATCCTAGCAAAGCTGGTCTCAGTTCGGATTGCAGGCTGCAACTCGCCTGCATGAAGTCGGAATTGCTAGTAATCGCGGATCAGCATGCCGCGGTGAATACGTTCCCGGGTCTTGTACACACCGCCCGTCACACCACGAGAGTTTACAACACCCGAAGCCGGTGGGGTAACCGCAAGGAGCCAGCCGTCGAAGGTGGGGTAGATGATTGGGGTGAAGTCGTAACAAGGTAGCCGTATCGGAAGGTGCGGCTGGATCACCTCCTTTCTAAGGATTACAACGTTTCTGCAGGAAACGTACAATGTGCGGATTGAAATGTCGCTAATGCGACAGACGTGAATCTATTTGTTCGGTTTTGATGGAATTTGTCTGGGGCCATAGCTCAGCTGGGAGAGCGCCTGCCTTGCAAGCAGGAGGTCAGGAGTTCGATCCTC encodes the following:
- the ligA gene encoding NAD-dependent DNA ligase LigA yields the protein MQELADELAAHNYQYYTLDQPTISDADYDKLYDELVSLEAQSGITLPDSPTQRVGGDLLKGFEPHRHRAKLWSLDKAQDAEDLLAWNQRVLKAVADYNAKHPEEEPLPQPAYAIELKFDGLTLNLTYENGRLVQAATRGNGTVGEGILPQVKTIKSVPLTIPFQEGTIEVQGEGLMNLSVLERYNATAAEQLKNARNAAAGALRNLNPKVTAERKLSAFFYNVGYAEGVSFQDHKQMQQFLRDNKFKVNPYIVYCDTIEEVQKELKAIEERRHTLDYLIDGAVVKLTDMRTREALGYTDKFPRWAVAYKFEAEETTTVLESVSWEVGRTGKITPVARVEAVELAGVTVQNCTLNNIGDIERKNLKFALGTLVSIRRSNDVIPEILGKADDEPGQEIEFPTVCPSCGTELELRGAHLFCNNKLGCRPQLIGRITHFASRDAMDIETFSIMTAEQLYEECGVRDPADLYELTYEDLIKLDRFGDKKARKLIDAFEASKTRDLAAFLFALGIPNTGKATTKTLADHFGSLEAIMNAQPDELTALQDIGGIVADSIVNFFNDPNMKESIRRMLASGVKAEADRETEIRTDSVFTGKTVVLTGTLSLMTRDEAAKKLEACGAKVTGSVSKKTDYVIAGDNAGSKLAKAKELGIAVIEDENELLRLLGEA